Proteins encoded together in one Aeromonas encheleia window:
- a CDS encoding CvpA family protein, which translates to MVWIDYAIIGIVGFSALISLVRGFLKEAMSLVTWFVAFFIASHFYPDLAVYFTSFTDAMVRNGLAIAALFVATLILGSVVNYVVGLLVEKTGLSGTDRVLGVCFGAIRGVLIVSALLFFMDTFTSLSQSDWWVASKLVPEFKPVIQWFFGFMLNSSSFLNQVQ; encoded by the coding sequence ATGGTCTGGATTGATTACGCCATCATCGGCATCGTCGGTTTCTCCGCTCTCATCAGCCTGGTGCGCGGCTTTCTCAAGGAAGCCATGTCCCTTGTCACCTGGTTCGTCGCCTTTTTCATTGCCAGCCATTTCTATCCCGATCTCGCCGTCTACTTCACCTCGTTTACCGATGCCATGGTGCGCAACGGCCTGGCCATCGCCGCCCTGTTCGTGGCGACCCTGATCCTGGGGAGCGTGGTCAACTATGTGGTGGGCCTGCTGGTGGAAAAGACCGGCCTGTCCGGCACCGATCGGGTGCTGGGAGTCTGTTTTGGCGCCATTCGCGGGGTACTGATCGTCAGTGCCCTGCTGTTTTTTATGGATACCTTCACCAGTCTCTCCCAGAGCGACTGGTGGGTGGCGTCCAAGCTGGTTCCCGAGTTTAAACCGGTGATCCAGTGGTTCTTCGGGTTCATGCTGAACTCATCCAGTTTTCTCAATCAGGTACAGTGA
- a CDS encoding diguanylate cyclase, translating into MKRKILIVEDSMTIRRMLIQAIAQQTGLEIDAFDTLEGARHCRGEEYVVALVDLTLPDAPSGEAVKVLLERGLSVVILTADISEEKREAWLEAGVLDYVMKDSRHSLQYAVSLVHRLYLNQTIEVLVVDDSRTSRHRTAAQLRKQLLQVHEANCARDALSALEQNPAIRLMLVDYYMPEIDGISLVRMLRERYSKQQLAIIGISVSDKHGLSARYLKQGANDFLNQPFEPEELQCRVSHNLEALEQFNSIQESANRDYLTGLYNRRYWFNEGQRWFEEHQRQQAPLALCVLDVDHFKQVNDHWGHAIGDQLLCHLTRLLTQFFPDAMIARFGGEEFALMVPHSTVPVLLKRLEGLRQQMRQQPLSREIPLFVRASFGVINVGRLSMDEALSEADRQLYQAKNTGRDKIVSQDA; encoded by the coding sequence ATGAAACGGAAAATATTGATTGTCGAAGACAGCATGACGATCCGCCGCATGTTGATCCAGGCCATTGCGCAGCAAACCGGGCTGGAGATCGATGCGTTCGATACCCTGGAGGGGGCCCGTCATTGCCGGGGGGAGGAGTACGTGGTCGCTCTGGTGGATCTCACCCTGCCGGATGCCCCCAGCGGGGAAGCGGTCAAGGTGTTGCTGGAGCGGGGTTTGTCGGTGGTTATCCTCACCGCCGACATCAGCGAGGAGAAGCGGGAAGCCTGGCTGGAGGCGGGGGTACTGGACTATGTGATGAAGGATTCACGCCACTCCCTGCAATACGCCGTCAGCCTGGTACACCGCCTCTACCTCAACCAGACCATAGAAGTGCTGGTGGTCGACGACTCGCGCACCTCCCGCCACCGTACCGCGGCCCAGTTGCGCAAGCAGTTGCTGCAGGTGCATGAGGCAAACTGCGCCCGCGACGCCCTGAGCGCCCTGGAACAGAATCCTGCCATTCGGCTGATGCTGGTGGACTACTACATGCCGGAGATCGACGGCATCAGCCTGGTGCGGATGCTGCGGGAGCGCTACAGCAAGCAGCAGCTCGCCATCATCGGCATCTCGGTGTCGGACAAGCACGGCCTCTCCGCCCGCTACCTCAAGCAGGGGGCGAACGATTTTCTCAACCAGCCGTTCGAGCCGGAGGAGCTGCAATGTCGGGTCAGCCACAATCTGGAGGCGCTGGAGCAGTTCAACAGCATCCAGGAGTCGGCCAATCGCGACTACCTGACCGGGCTCTACAACAGGCGCTACTGGTTCAACGAGGGGCAGAGGTGGTTCGAGGAGCATCAGCGTCAGCAGGCACCGCTCGCCCTGTGCGTGCTCGACGTGGATCATTTCAAGCAGGTCAACGATCACTGGGGCCATGCCATCGGCGATCAGCTGCTCTGTCACCTGACCCGTTTGCTCACCCAGTTCTTCCCGGATGCCATGATCGCCCGTTTCGGGGGGGAGGAGTTTGCCCTCATGGTGCCCCATAGCACTGTGCCCGTGCTGCTCAAGCGACTGGAGGGGCTGCGGCAACAGATGCGTCAGCAACCGCTGTCCCGGGAGATACCGCTATTCGTGCGCGCCAGTTTTGGCGTCATCAACGTCGGGCGGCTCTCCATGGACGAGGCACTGAGCGAAGCGGATCGCCAGCTATATCAGGCGAAGAACACCGGCCGCGACAAGATAGTGTCTCAGGACGCCTGA
- the trxB gene encoding thioredoxin-disulfide reductase, with product MSQVTHSKLLILGSGPAGYTAAVYAARANLSPLLITGMQQGGQLTTTTEVENWPGDAEGLTGPALMERMQAHAEKFDTRILFDHINEVALTERPFRLKGDNGEYSCDALIIATGASAKYLGLPSEEAFKGRGVSACATCDGFFYRNQEVAVVGGGNTAVEEALYLANIAKKVHLIHRRGEFRAEKILIKRLNDKVESGNIVLHTHQTLDEVLGDNMGVTGVRLRSTRDESRSELALMGVFIAIGHQPNTQIFEGQLAMENGYLKVRGGLEGFATQTSIPGVFAAGDVADHVYRQAITSAGTGCMAALDAERYLDAQ from the coding sequence ATGAGCCAAGTTACTCATAGCAAACTGCTGATCCTGGGTTCCGGCCCGGCGGGCTACACCGCGGCCGTCTATGCCGCCCGCGCCAACCTGAGCCCCCTGCTCATCACCGGCATGCAGCAAGGTGGTCAGCTGACCACCACCACCGAGGTGGAGAACTGGCCGGGTGATGCGGAAGGGCTGACCGGTCCGGCCCTGATGGAGCGCATGCAGGCCCATGCGGAGAAGTTTGACACCCGCATTCTGTTCGATCACATCAATGAAGTGGCGCTGACCGAGCGTCCGTTCCGCCTCAAGGGCGACAACGGCGAATACAGCTGCGATGCGCTGATCATCGCCACCGGTGCCTCCGCCAAGTATCTGGGGCTGCCCTCCGAAGAGGCGTTCAAGGGCCGTGGCGTCTCCGCCTGCGCCACCTGTGACGGCTTCTTCTACCGCAACCAGGAAGTGGCCGTGGTCGGCGGCGGCAACACCGCAGTGGAAGAGGCGCTGTATCTGGCCAATATCGCCAAGAAGGTGCATCTGATCCACCGTCGCGGCGAGTTCCGCGCCGAGAAGATCCTGATCAAGCGCCTCAATGACAAGGTCGAGAGTGGCAACATAGTGCTGCATACCCACCAGACTCTGGACGAGGTGCTGGGTGACAATATGGGCGTGACCGGCGTGCGCCTGCGCAGCACCCGTGACGAGTCCCGCTCCGAGCTGGCGCTGATGGGCGTGTTCATCGCCATCGGCCACCAGCCCAACACCCAGATCTTCGAGGGCCAGCTGGCGATGGAGAACGGCTATCTCAAGGTACGCGGTGGCCTGGAAGGCTTCGCGACCCAGACCAGCATCCCCGGCGTGTTCGCCGCCGGCGACGTGGCCGACCATGTCTACCGCCAGGCGATCACCTCCGCCGGCACCGGCTGCATGGCGGCCCTCGATGCAGAGCGATATCTGGACGCACAATAA
- a CDS encoding replication-associated recombination protein A — translation MSNLSLDFSSDFRPLAARMRPQNLDQYIGQQHILGADKPLRKAILAGHCHSMILWGPPGTGKTTLAELMAHYCQAEVERLSAVTSGIKEIRAAIDKAKENSWRGVRTILFVDEVHRFNKSQQDVFLPHIEDGTITFIGATTENPSFELNNALLSRARVYLLKRLEEEDILAMIDQALTDSRGLNDSTLAFAPGVKEALAKAVDGDGRKSLNYLELLADMAEANGAGQRIIDSALLAAVVGEHVARFDKGGDHFYDLISAVHKSIRGSAPDAALYWYARMVSAGCDPLYIARRLLAIASEDVGNADPRAMQVALSAWDCFHRIGPAEGERAIAQAIVYLACAPKSNAVYTAWKAALNDARNLPDFEVPPHLRNAPTKLMSDLGYGAEYRYAHDEPGAYAAGESYFPPELAGKHYYQPTDRGLEKQIAQKLDYLRELDRQSPHKRDK, via the coding sequence ATGAGCAACCTGTCGCTGGACTTCTCGTCCGACTTTCGCCCTCTGGCGGCCAGGATGCGGCCGCAGAATCTCGACCAGTACATAGGTCAGCAGCATATCCTGGGGGCTGACAAGCCCCTGCGCAAAGCCATCCTGGCCGGCCACTGCCACTCCATGATCCTGTGGGGCCCCCCGGGTACCGGCAAAACCACCCTCGCCGAGCTGATGGCGCACTACTGTCAGGCCGAGGTGGAGCGACTCTCGGCCGTGACCTCCGGCATCAAGGAGATCCGCGCCGCCATCGACAAGGCGAAGGAGAACAGCTGGCGCGGGGTACGCACTATCTTGTTCGTGGATGAGGTGCACCGCTTCAACAAGAGCCAGCAGGATGTGTTCCTGCCTCACATCGAAGACGGCACCATCACCTTCATCGGCGCCACCACCGAAAACCCCTCGTTCGAACTCAACAACGCACTGCTCTCCCGGGCCCGGGTCTATCTGCTGAAGAGGCTGGAGGAGGAGGACATCCTCGCCATGATCGATCAGGCTCTGACCGACTCGCGCGGCCTCAATGACTCGACGCTGGCCTTCGCCCCCGGGGTGAAGGAGGCGCTGGCCAAGGCGGTGGACGGCGACGGGCGCAAGTCCCTCAACTACCTGGAGCTGTTGGCCGACATGGCCGAGGCCAACGGGGCAGGGCAGCGCATCATCGACAGCGCCCTGCTGGCCGCCGTGGTGGGGGAGCACGTGGCGCGCTTCGACAAGGGGGGCGATCACTTCTACGACCTCATCTCGGCGGTGCACAAGTCCATTCGTGGCTCGGCCCCCGATGCGGCGCTCTACTGGTATGCTCGCATGGTGAGCGCCGGTTGCGATCCGCTCTACATCGCCCGCCGGCTGCTGGCCATCGCCTCGGAAGATGTCGGCAACGCCGATCCGCGCGCCATGCAGGTGGCGCTGTCGGCCTGGGACTGTTTCCATCGCATCGGCCCGGCGGAGGGGGAGCGGGCCATTGCCCAGGCCATTGTCTACCTCGCCTGCGCCCCCAAGAGCAATGCGGTCTACACCGCCTGGAAGGCGGCGCTCAACGATGCCAGGAACCTGCCCGACTTCGAGGTGCCACCGCACCTGCGCAACGCACCGACCAAGCTGATGAGCGATCTGGGTTATGGCGCCGAGTACCGCTACGCCCACGACGAGCCCGGCGCCTATGCGGCGGGGGAGAGCTACTTCCCGCCGGAGCTCGCCGGCAAACACTACTACCAGCCGACCGATCGCGGCCTCGAGAAGCAGATTGCCCAGAAGCTCGACTATCTGCGTGAGCTGGACCGGCAGAGCCCGCACAAAAGAGACAAATAA
- a CDS encoding DNA translocase FtsK → MADKKLFTPLSGTQRIFEAVLIAITLMAAYLLLALLTYHPADPGWSQTSWQGEVKNLAGSAGAWLADITMFTFGAFSYLVPPLTVLLGWSLFWRPSRLLEVDYLTLSVRIVGFLLTVLGMSAIASMNFNDMQNFSAGGLVGDVIASAVVPLFGGVGANLMLLCFVATGITLFTGWSWLTIVERIGASCTGTVSAIYHFPTTLGRWLTGGWRQPRFEGPDPLLEGGVGAIDLDEEDEPHGSWTRNPKAKGAAQKTKSDEWLPELDDDTFQFEPQFDDEDDEAPTPVAKPKRAANARPQPVLAAADEDELDLPWAEGDEAPAAPVAVAPKAKRRPQPGMAPLPGLDLLDRPPAKTQMMSKDELDRMGRLVEAKLADYNVQAKVVGVYPGPVITRFELDLAPGMKASKITNLSRDLARSLSASSVRVVEVIPGKTFVGIELPNRVRQTVYLRETLDCDDFRDSRNPLTMGLGQDIAGEPVVVNLAKMPHLLVAGTTGSGKSVGVNTMIISMLYKSSPEDLRFIMIDPKMLELSVYEGIPHLLTEVVTDMKDAANALRWCVGEMERRYKLMSAVGVRNLKGYNDKVLAAAAEGQPLRDPLWRPGDSMDQMPPELEKLPHIVVVVDEFADMMMIVGKKVEELIARIAQKARAAGIHLILATQRPSVDVITGLIKANIPTRISFQVSSKIDSRTILDQGGAESLLGMGDMLYMPAGTSNPTRVHGAFVDDHEVHKVVADWKLRGEPNYIEEILSGESDSEGGSGDYGSSGDEELDPLFDEAVAFVVESRRGSTSSVQRKFKIGYNRAARLIEQMENQGIVSSPGGNGQRDVLAPPPVRD, encoded by the coding sequence TTGGCCGATAAAAAGCTGTTTACTCCTTTGTCAGGTACCCAACGGATCTTCGAGGCCGTCTTGATCGCCATCACCCTGATGGCTGCCTATCTCTTGCTTGCCCTCTTGACCTACCATCCCGCCGATCCCGGTTGGTCCCAGACCTCCTGGCAGGGGGAGGTGAAGAACCTGGCGGGCAGCGCCGGTGCCTGGCTCGCCGACATCACCATGTTCACCTTCGGCGCCTTCTCCTATCTGGTGCCGCCGCTGACGGTTCTGCTCGGCTGGAGCCTGTTCTGGCGCCCGAGCCGGCTGCTGGAGGTGGATTATCTGACCCTGTCGGTGCGCATCGTCGGCTTCCTGCTGACCGTGCTCGGCATGTCGGCCATTGCCAGCATGAACTTCAACGACATGCAGAATTTTTCCGCCGGCGGCCTGGTGGGGGACGTGATCGCCTCCGCCGTGGTGCCGCTGTTCGGCGGTGTCGGCGCCAACCTGATGCTGCTCTGCTTCGTGGCCACCGGCATCACCCTGTTCACCGGCTGGTCCTGGCTCACCATAGTCGAGCGGATCGGGGCCAGCTGCACCGGCACCGTCAGCGCCATCTATCACTTCCCCACCACGCTAGGTCGCTGGTTGACCGGGGGCTGGCGCCAGCCTCGCTTCGAGGGACCGGATCCCTTGCTGGAAGGGGGCGTGGGTGCCATCGATCTGGATGAGGAAGACGAACCTCACGGCAGCTGGACGCGCAATCCCAAGGCCAAGGGCGCGGCCCAGAAGACAAAATCTGACGAATGGCTGCCGGAACTCGATGACGATACCTTCCAGTTCGAGCCGCAGTTTGACGACGAAGATGACGAGGCGCCGACGCCCGTCGCCAAGCCCAAGCGCGCGGCCAATGCCCGCCCGCAACCCGTGCTGGCAGCTGCGGATGAGGACGAGCTCGATCTGCCCTGGGCGGAGGGCGACGAGGCCCCGGCCGCGCCGGTGGCGGTTGCCCCCAAAGCCAAGCGCCGCCCGCAGCCGGGCATGGCCCCCTTGCCGGGGCTGGATCTGCTGGACAGACCGCCCGCCAAGACTCAGATGATGAGCAAGGACGAACTGGACCGTATGGGCCGTCTGGTGGAGGCCAAGCTGGCCGATTACAACGTGCAGGCCAAGGTGGTCGGCGTCTATCCGGGCCCCGTCATCACCCGTTTCGAGCTGGATCTGGCGCCGGGCATGAAGGCGAGCAAGATCACCAACCTGTCTCGCGACCTCGCGCGCTCCCTCTCCGCCAGCAGCGTGCGGGTGGTGGAGGTGATCCCGGGCAAGACCTTCGTCGGCATCGAGCTGCCGAACCGGGTACGCCAGACCGTCTACCTGCGCGAGACCCTCGACTGCGACGACTTCCGCGACAGCCGCAACCCCTTGACCATGGGCCTGGGCCAGGACATCGCAGGGGAGCCCGTGGTGGTGAACCTCGCCAAGATGCCGCACCTGCTGGTGGCCGGTACCACCGGCTCCGGCAAGTCGGTGGGGGTCAACACCATGATCATCTCCATGCTCTACAAGTCGTCGCCGGAGGATCTGCGCTTCATCATGATCGATCCCAAGATGCTGGAGCTCTCGGTCTACGAGGGGATCCCGCATCTGCTGACCGAGGTGGTCACCGACATGAAGGACGCCGCCAACGCCCTGCGCTGGTGCGTGGGCGAGATGGAGCGCCGCTACAAGCTGATGTCGGCGGTCGGGGTGCGCAACCTCAAGGGCTACAACGACAAGGTGCTGGCCGCGGCCGCCGAGGGACAACCGCTGCGGGATCCGCTGTGGCGCCCCGGCGACTCCATGGATCAGATGCCGCCGGAACTCGAGAAGCTGCCCCACATAGTGGTGGTGGTGGACGAGTTTGCCGACATGATGATGATCGTCGGCAAGAAGGTGGAAGAGCTCATCGCCCGTATCGCCCAGAAGGCGCGGGCCGCCGGTATTCATCTCATCCTCGCGACCCAGCGTCCGTCGGTGGATGTGATCACCGGTCTCATCAAGGCCAACATCCCGACCCGGATCTCGTTCCAGGTCTCGAGCAAGATCGACTCCCGTACCATCCTGGATCAGGGCGGTGCCGAATCCCTGCTCGGCATGGGTGACATGCTCTACATGCCGGCCGGTACCTCCAACCCGACCCGGGTCCACGGCGCCTTCGTCGATGACCACGAGGTGCACAAGGTGGTGGCGGACTGGAAGCTGCGCGGTGAGCCGAACTACATCGAGGAGATCCTCTCCGGCGAGTCGGATAGTGAAGGCGGCAGCGGTGACTACGGCAGCAGCGGCGACGAGGAGCTCGATCCCCTGTTCGACGAGGCGGTGGCCTTCGTGGTGGAATCCCGCCGTGGCTCCACCTCCAGCGTGCAGCGCAAGTTCAAGATCGGTTACAACCGGGCGGCTCGTCTCATCGAGCAGATGGAAAACCAGGGCATCGTCAGCAGCCCGGGTGGCAACGGTCAGCGCGACGTGCTGGCACCGCCACCGGTGCGTGACTGA
- the lrp gene encoding leucine-responsive transcriptional regulator Lrp: MMEAKSRLKDLDRIDRNILNELQKDGRISNVELSKRVGLSPTPCLERVRRLERQGYIEGYAAILNPHYLDASLLVFVEITLNRGAPDVFEQFNKAVQVLEEIQECHLVSGDFDYLLKTRVSDMSAYRRLLGETLLRLPGVNDTRTYVVMEEVKQSSRLVISTR, from the coding sequence ATGATGGAAGCTAAGAGTCGGCTAAAGGATTTGGACAGGATTGACCGCAACATTCTGAATGAACTGCAAAAGGATGGCAGGATTTCGAACGTTGAGTTGTCCAAACGAGTTGGCCTGAGTCCTACACCGTGTCTGGAACGGGTTCGTCGCCTGGAGCGACAAGGCTATATCGAAGGATATGCCGCTATTCTGAACCCTCATTATCTGGACGCGTCTCTGCTGGTGTTCGTGGAAATTACCCTCAATCGCGGCGCACCCGACGTCTTTGAACAGTTCAACAAGGCTGTTCAGGTGCTCGAGGAGATCCAGGAGTGCCATCTGGTCTCCGGTGATTTCGACTATCTGCTCAAGACCCGCGTCAGCGACATGTCGGCTTACCGCCGCCTGCTGGGGGAGACCCTGTTGCGTCTGCCCGGGGTCAATGACACCCGCACCTACGTGGTGATGGAAGAGGTCAAGCAGAGCAGTCGTCTGGTGATCAGCACCCGCTAA
- the serS gene encoding serine--tRNA ligase — translation MLDPKYLRSDIEEAAARLATRGYVLDVAAVNALEEKRKDLQSRTQELQAERNARSKSIGEAARRGEDVAPLKAEVTKINDELETSKAELESLLTEIKAISDAIPNLPSETTPVGRDENDNVEVRRWGTPRVFDFPVRDHIDLGEAAKGVDFKNGVKLAGARFVVMKGQIARLHRALAQFMLDLHTLQHGYTECYVPYLVNPDSLYGTGQLPKFSEDLFNTGINGEGDDEGKLRKFSLIPTSEVPLTNMARDEIFDEQELPIKMTAHSPCFRSEAGSYGRDTRGLIRMHQFDKVEMVQLVHPEKSWEALEEMAGHAEKVLQLLELPYRVMALATGDMGFCAAKTYDLEVWLPAQNTYREISSVSNCTDFQARRMQARVRIDGKPQLLHTLNGSGLAVGRTLVAVIENYQQEDGRIAIPAALQSYMGGLTHIG, via the coding sequence ATGCTGGATCCCAAATATCTGCGCAGCGATATCGAAGAGGCTGCCGCTCGTCTGGCGACACGTGGCTACGTTCTGGACGTAGCGGCTGTCAATGCTCTGGAAGAGAAACGCAAGGATCTGCAGTCCCGTACCCAGGAGCTGCAGGCCGAGCGCAACGCCCGCTCCAAGTCCATCGGTGAGGCGGCCCGTCGTGGTGAAGATGTGGCCCCGCTCAAGGCCGAGGTGACCAAGATCAACGACGAGCTGGAGACCAGCAAGGCCGAACTCGAGTCCCTGCTGACCGAGATCAAGGCCATCTCCGACGCCATCCCCAACCTGCCAAGCGAGACCACCCCGGTGGGACGCGACGAGAACGATAACGTGGAAGTGCGCCGCTGGGGCACCCCGCGCGTGTTCGACTTCCCGGTACGCGATCACATCGATCTGGGTGAAGCGGCCAAGGGCGTGGATTTCAAGAACGGCGTCAAGCTCGCCGGTGCCCGCTTCGTGGTGATGAAGGGCCAGATTGCCCGCCTGCATCGCGCCCTGGCGCAGTTCATGCTGGACCTGCACACCCTGCAGCACGGCTACACCGAGTGCTACGTGCCCTATCTGGTGAACCCGGACAGCCTGTACGGCACCGGTCAGCTGCCGAAGTTCTCCGAAGACCTGTTCAACACCGGCATCAATGGGGAAGGGGATGACGAGGGCAAGCTGCGCAAGTTCTCCCTGATCCCGACCTCCGAAGTGCCGCTTACCAACATGGCCCGCGACGAGATCTTCGACGAGCAGGAACTGCCCATCAAGATGACCGCCCACAGCCCCTGCTTCCGCTCCGAGGCGGGCTCCTACGGTCGTGATACTCGCGGTCTGATCCGCATGCACCAGTTCGACAAGGTCGAGATGGTGCAGCTGGTGCACCCGGAGAAATCCTGGGAAGCGCTGGAAGAGATGGCCGGTCACGCCGAGAAGGTGCTGCAACTGCTGGAGCTGCCGTATCGCGTGATGGCGCTGGCCACCGGCGACATGGGCTTCTGCGCCGCCAAGACCTACGATCTGGAAGTCTGGCTGCCGGCTCAGAACACCTACCGCGAGATCTCCTCCGTCTCCAACTGCACCGACTTCCAGGCCCGTCGCATGCAGGCCCGGGTGCGCATCGATGGCAAGCCCCAGCTGCTGCACACCCTGAACGGCTCCGGCCTGGCAGTGGGTCGCACCCTGGTGGCGGTGATCGAGAACTACCAGCAGGAAGACGGTCGCATCGCCATCCCGGCGGCGCTGCAGTCCTACATGGGTGGCCTGACCCACATAGGGTAA
- the lolA gene encoding outer membrane lipoprotein chaperone LolA, whose product MKKQFLMGTVLLLASSQVWADAASDLKQKLSDVSLFSAKFAQTVYDSKGKELQKASGDLLVQRPNRFNWHTTAPDESLIVADGKDVWVYDPFVEQVTALKLKDAVLNTPFVLIAGNDNALWKNYDVTQQGDVYTVTSRNQDELIASFRITFDRQNNISRFDVKEAQGQWSEFTLSGFNRKPVLKGSEFQFKIPKGVALDDQR is encoded by the coding sequence ATGAAGAAACAATTTTTGATGGGTACGGTGCTGCTGCTGGCCAGCAGCCAGGTGTGGGCCGATGCCGCCAGCGACCTCAAGCAGAAGCTGTCCGATGTGAGCCTGTTCTCGGCCAAGTTTGCCCAGACCGTCTATGACAGCAAGGGCAAGGAGCTGCAAAAGGCGAGCGGCGATCTGCTGGTGCAACGCCCGAACCGGTTCAACTGGCACACCACAGCGCCGGATGAGAGCCTGATCGTGGCCGATGGCAAGGACGTCTGGGTCTATGATCCCTTCGTCGAGCAGGTCACCGCCCTCAAGCTGAAGGATGCGGTGCTCAACACCCCCTTCGTGCTGATCGCCGGCAATGACAACGCGCTCTGGAAGAACTACGACGTGACCCAGCAGGGGGACGTCTACACCGTCACCAGCCGCAATCAGGACGAGCTGATCGCCTCCTTCCGCATCACCTTCGATCGGCAGAACAACATCAGCCGCTTCGACGTGAAAGAGGCGCAGGGGCAGTGGAGCGAGTTCACCCTCAGCGGCTTCAACCGCAAACCGGTGCTCAAGGGCAGCGAGTTCCAGTTCAAGATCCCGAAGGGGGTCGCACTGGACGACCAGCGCTGA
- the ald gene encoding alanine dehydrogenase, giving the protein MIIGVPKEIKNHEYRVGMVPASVRELTARNHTVFVQSGAGTGIGFSDADYLAAGAEILASADDVFAKAEMIVKVKEPQAVERAMLRPGQTLFTYLHLAPDLAQTRELIDSGAVCIAYETVTDARGGLPLLAPMSEVAGRMSIQAGAQALEKSRGGSGVLLGGVPGVEPAKVVIIGGGVVGSNAARMAIGLRADVTILDNNIDTLRRLDSEFQGAAKVVYSNRETLERHILAADLVIGGVLVPGATAPKLVSRDHIARMKPGSAVVDVAIDQGGCVETSHATTHQDPTFIVDEVVHYCVANMPGAVARTSTVALNNATLPFIIRLAEQGYRNALLGDPHLLHGLNVMAGKITCREVAEAHHLAYTDPLTLLN; this is encoded by the coding sequence ATGATTATCGGTGTACCTAAGGAAATAAAAAACCATGAATATCGCGTAGGCATGGTTCCGGCCAGTGTACGTGAACTAACAGCACGAAACCATACCGTTTTCGTCCAAAGCGGCGCAGGAACTGGCATTGGCTTCAGTGACGCAGATTATCTGGCTGCGGGGGCCGAAATTCTGGCCTCTGCTGACGATGTTTTCGCCAAGGCCGAGATGATCGTCAAGGTCAAGGAGCCCCAGGCGGTCGAGCGCGCCATGCTGCGTCCTGGCCAGACCCTGTTCACCTACCTGCATCTGGCGCCAGACCTGGCCCAGACCCGGGAATTGATCGACAGCGGCGCCGTCTGCATCGCCTACGAAACCGTCACCGATGCCCGTGGTGGACTGCCGCTGCTGGCCCCCATGTCGGAGGTGGCCGGACGCATGTCTATTCAAGCGGGCGCCCAGGCGCTGGAGAAGTCCCGCGGCGGTAGCGGCGTGTTGCTCGGCGGCGTACCCGGGGTCGAACCTGCCAAGGTGGTGATCATCGGTGGCGGCGTAGTGGGCTCCAATGCAGCCCGTATGGCCATAGGCCTGCGCGCCGATGTCACCATACTCGACAACAACATCGATACCCTGCGTCGCCTCGACAGCGAATTCCAGGGGGCGGCCAAGGTGGTCTACTCCAACCGCGAGACCCTGGAGCGCCACATCCTGGCGGCAGATCTGGTCATCGGCGGCGTGCTGGTGCCCGGCGCCACTGCGCCAAAACTTGTCAGCCGTGACCACATTGCGCGCATGAAGCCGGGCTCGGCCGTGGTCGACGTGGCCATCGATCAGGGCGGCTGTGTGGAAACCTCCCACGCCACCACCCACCAGGACCCGACCTTCATCGTCGATGAGGTGGTGCACTACTGCGTGGCCAACATGCCGGGCGCCGTGGCGCGAACCTCCACCGTCGCCCTCAACAACGCCACCCTGCCCTTCATCATCCGGCTGGCCGAGCAGGGCTACCGCAATGCGCTGCTGGGTGATCCCCACCTGTTGCACGGGCTGAACGTGATGGCAGGCAAGATCACCTGCCGGGAAGTGGCCGAGGCGCATCATCTGGCCTACACGGATCCCCTGACCCTGCTGAACTGA